A genome region from Bacteroidota bacterium includes the following:
- a CDS encoding acyl-CoA thioesterase, translating into MVFEYKLTVRGYELDSYNHVNNAVYMNYMEQARWEMLKDVGLLDEFKKRGLLLVVTEAHVRYSQESKVFDKLVVKTTVEAKEPYIIFKHKIFTEETGIKLTTAEVKSLLIDGNRVAESIPKEFYEMFGQASTADKPEKE; encoded by the coding sequence ATGGTTTTTGAATATAAACTTACAGTACGTGGCTATGAGCTTGATTCGTATAATCATGTGAACAATGCCGTGTACATGAATTATATGGAGCAAGCGCGTTGGGAAATGCTGAAAGACGTTGGTTTGCTTGATGAATTTAAAAAACGCGGGCTGTTGCTTGTTGTCACGGAGGCTCATGTTCGTTATTCTCAGGAATCAAAAGTATTTGATAAGCTGGTTGTGAAAACTACTGTTGAAGCTAAAGAGCCGTATATCATTTTTAAACATAAAATTTTTACTGAAGAAACCGGTATTAAACTAACTACTGCTGAGGTAAAATCATTGCTTATTGATGGAAATCGCGTTGCAGAAAGTATTCCGAAAGAATTTTATGAAATGTTCGGTCAGGCATCAACGGCAGATAAACCGGAGAAGGAATAA
- a CDS encoding radical SAM protein — protein MKFKLIYPTWEKLAGQTIFNLPPHGPVVMAAALPSYVEVEFSDENVDTFSYDDECDLVGISMMLTSQAKRGWEIADEFRRRGKKVIFGGIATMLHAEETMEHADSIFLGEAEGRMETVFNDFRNGKLQKVYNFLTQMPDINAIGPARRSILKKELYYHKGVRMVDLFHASRGCKYNCYPCAVAYLGGKQFRPRPIDRVVEELATIENNRLFIVDNSLAQDKQWELDLFKEMIPFKKKWCSHPIEDDDKVLDLAAQAGAWFVYQAVFDTSDYIRDRVKRYHDHGIAVEGTILLGTDDHTEDDIKRLIDFLLEINLDLAEFTVLTPFPHTKAYDDLLRQNRIFNHNWNDYNAGKVVFQPKQMTPDALQNMYQYAWDTFYKDETQSEKMFKLFRQVIMKEIADGTYTPIREELSQNSFGRQLNRGTKK, from the coding sequence ATGAAGTTTAAGCTAATTTATCCCACCTGGGAAAAACTCGCGGGACAAACTATATTTAACCTGCCTCCTCACGGACCTGTAGTGATGGCTGCTGCACTTCCTTCTTATGTTGAAGTAGAATTTTCCGATGAAAATGTTGACACTTTCTCTTATGATGATGAATGTGACCTTGTTGGGATAAGCATGATGCTTACAAGCCAGGCAAAAAGAGGTTGGGAAATTGCTGACGAATTCAGACGCAGAGGCAAAAAGGTAATCTTTGGCGGTATCGCAACCATGCTTCATGCCGAAGAAACGATGGAACATGCCGACTCTATTTTTTTGGGTGAAGCCGAAGGTCGTATGGAGACTGTATTCAATGATTTCAGAAATGGCAAGCTTCAGAAAGTATACAATTTTCTTACGCAGATGCCAGACATCAACGCTATTGGTCCTGCCAGACGCAGCATTCTTAAAAAAGAATTGTATTATCACAAAGGTGTGCGCATGGTTGATTTGTTTCACGCTTCACGCGGATGCAAATACAACTGTTATCCTTGTGCCGTCGCCTATCTTGGCGGCAAACAATTCCGACCCCGTCCAATTGACCGCGTAGTTGAAGAATTGGCAACTATTGAAAACAACCGGCTTTTTATTGTCGATAACTCACTTGCTCAGGATAAACAGTGGGAACTTGACCTTTTCAAGGAAATGATTCCTTTTAAAAAGAAATGGTGCTCACATCCTATCGAAGATGATGACAAAGTTCTTGATCTTGCGGCACAGGCAGGTGCATGGTTTGTTTATCAAGCAGTATTTGATACATCCGATTACATACGTGACCGCGTAAAGCGTTATCACGACCATGGTATTGCGGTTGAAGGAACCATTTTGCTCGGAACCGATGATCATACTGAAGACGATATAAAAAGACTGATTGATTTCTTGCTTGAGATTAATCTTGATCTCGCTGAATTTACGGTTTTAACGCCCTTCCCGCATACAAAAGCGTATGATGATCTGTTGCGTCAGAACAGAATTTTCAACCATAACTGGAATGATTACAACGCGGGTAAAGTGGTGTTTCAGCCAAAGCAAATGACTCCTGACGCATTGCAGAATATGTACCAGTATGCCTGGGATACGTTTTACAAAGATGAAACCCAATCGGAAAAAATGTTTAAATTGTTCCGTCAGGTTATCATGAAAGAAATTGCCGATGGGACATATACTCCCATCAGGGAAGAGCTTTCGCAAAACAGTTTTGGAAGACAACTTAACAGAGGAACTAAAAAATAA
- a CDS encoding C45 family peptidase, whose product MMKKALIAVFVPVALLSVIGYYCFLWFVIMLPPAEKENHFSELPVIDKGDSTFTCGNSWSRKNMDGLYDVFTCGGPYERGVTIGKLTKKLIYKQEKAFLDQINNMVPSQPYLEFLNYVLSIYNRKLDSYIDTEYLQEINGISQSASDEFDYVGSKYQRMVNYHAAHDIGHMAQMYHLVGCTSFGAWGSKTPDSSLIIGRNFDFYAGDEFAKQKIVAFYKPDSGNCFMMITWAGMCGAVSGMNDKGLTITINAAKSYIPEQVGSPVSIVARHILQYASDIDEALLIAKSYRTFVSETFLIGSAKDNSAAIIEKTPYMTALLKPEKNDFIICTNHFQSKEFSWNDLNQKDLRESPSLYRYIRMQQLIKASGPIDATAAAKILRDQKGIDGKDIGVGNEKAVNQLIAHHSVIFEPGKQLVWVSTSPFQLGAYVCYDLNKVFASRLIPGKGSYMRPELMIPADSFVTNGGYHAFVHYKYLRDEMRSALRNKGSQLPDPAALIASNPQFYLVYELAGDYYKMLGNKDAAAAEYKKALQKEIPWTTDARTIENRLRDCR is encoded by the coding sequence ATGATGAAAAAGGCTCTGATAGCAGTTTTCGTGCCTGTGGCTCTTCTCTCGGTAATCGGGTATTATTGTTTTTTGTGGTTTGTTATCATGCTGCCTCCGGCTGAAAAGGAAAATCATTTTTCGGAATTGCCTGTTATAGACAAGGGAGACAGTACGTTTACCTGTGGTAACAGTTGGTCGCGCAAAAATATGGATGGTCTGTATGATGTGTTTACATGCGGAGGTCCTTATGAGCGTGGCGTCACAATTGGAAAGCTCACGAAGAAGCTGATATACAAACAGGAAAAAGCCTTTCTTGACCAGATAAATAATATGGTTCCGTCGCAACCCTATCTGGAATTTCTGAATTACGTATTATCTATTTATAACCGCAAGCTCGACAGCTATATTGATACTGAATATCTGCAAGAAATAAATGGGATATCACAATCAGCTTCAGATGAATTTGATTATGTTGGCAGCAAGTATCAGCGGATGGTTAATTATCATGCTGCGCACGACATCGGGCATATGGCACAGATGTATCATCTGGTTGGCTGTACGTCGTTTGGCGCCTGGGGCAGCAAAACTCCCGACAGTTCACTTATTATCGGACGCAATTTTGATTTCTATGCCGGTGATGAATTTGCAAAACAAAAAATTGTTGCATTTTATAAACCCGACAGCGGCAACTGTTTTATGATGATTACCTGGGCGGGCATGTGTGGCGCCGTTTCAGGGATGAATGATAAAGGACTTACGATAACCATCAATGCGGCTAAATCGTATATTCCCGAACAGGTTGGTTCGCCGGTTTCCATTGTAGCACGGCACATACTTCAATACGCGTCGGATATTGATGAGGCACTGCTTATAGCAAAATCATACCGTACTTTTGTTTCTGAAACTTTTCTAATTGGATCGGCCAAAGACAATTCGGCCGCCATCATTGAAAAAACACCTTACATGACGGCTCTTTTGAAGCCTGAGAAAAATGATTTTATTATTTGTACAAACCATTTTCAAAGTAAAGAATTTTCGTGGAACGATCTGAATCAAAAAGATCTGCGCGAATCGCCTTCATTGTATCGTTACATTCGCATGCAGCAATTGATTAAAGCTTCCGGTCCGATTGATGCTACGGCTGCCGCAAAGATTTTACGCGACCAGAAAGGCATCGATGGTAAAGATATCGGAGTCGGTAATGAAAAGGCCGTAAATCAATTAATAGCGCATCATTCGGTGATATTTGAGCCCGGAAAGCAATTGGTGTGGGTTTCCACTTCTCCTTTTCAGCTTGGTGCCTATGTTTGCTATGACCTGAACAAGGTTTTTGCATCGCGACTTATCCCCGGAAAGGGCTCTTATATGCGACCTGAGCTTATGATACCGGCTGATTCTTTCGTTACGAACGGTGGCTACCACGCATTTGTACATTATAAATATCTGCGTGATGAAATGCGGTCGGCACTCCGCAACAAGGGCAGTCAGTTGCCTGACCCTGCTGCTCTGATAGCTTCTAATCCACAGTTTTATTTAGTGTATGAGCTGGCAGGCGACTATTACAAAATGCTTGGTAATAAGGATGCCGCCGCAGCCGAATATAAGAAAGCACTGCAGAAAGAAATTCCCTGGACAACCGATGCACGAACAATCGAAAACAGGCTGCGGGATTGTCGTTGA
- a CDS encoding NAD(P)/FAD-dependent oxidoreductase, which yields MEEFDVLIIGSGLGGLQCGYILSREGYKVCIIEKHHQIGGCLQNFVRDGCIFDTGIHYIGGLEEGQVLNKYFRYFGLMDKLKLRRMNPDAFDIISFGDTGKEFPYAFSHKNFIDVLSEYFPEERANLEKYSLKMKELCDHFPLYNLSDKQMDIAESQFYEENAYTYINSITQNPLLRSVLAGTNPLYAGLAEKTPLYVHALVNNSFIESSWRIVDGSSQITDILVESIEAAGGTLIKNCEAVKLDFEKDKNGIVHAADGRQFSAKYVISDIHPARTLDMINLGHIRKAYRDRICNLENTTSNFSVYVVFKKDTFEYLPHNLYHYRNDNVWSAPNYKPETWPENFLFITPAVSRSEKYTDGAIIMSYMKFDEVKKWEHTRVGRRGSDYLEFKKEKTEILLDLVESKIPGFRNCIKSYTSSTPLTYRDYTGTIDGSLYGIMKDSTNPLKTLISPKTKIPNLLLTGQNVILHGVLGVTIGAVTTCSEITGLSYIVDKINKA from the coding sequence ATGGAAGAGTTTGACGTACTTATTATTGGTAGTGGGCTGGGTGGCCTTCAATGCGGTTATATTCTCAGCCGTGAAGGATACAAGGTGTGTATTATTGAAAAGCATCATCAGATTGGTGGCTGTTTGCAGAATTTTGTCCGCGACGGCTGCATATTTGATACAGGAATTCACTACATCGGTGGATTGGAAGAGGGTCAGGTGCTGAATAAGTATTTTCGCTATTTCGGCCTGATGGATAAACTGAAGTTACGCCGCATGAATCCTGATGCTTTTGATATCATCAGTTTTGGAGATACCGGTAAGGAATTTCCCTACGCATTCAGTCATAAAAACTTCATTGATGTCCTTTCGGAATATTTTCCGGAAGAGCGCGCCAATCTTGAGAAGTACAGCCTGAAAATGAAAGAGCTGTGCGATCATTTCCCGTTGTACAATCTTTCTGATAAGCAGATGGATATTGCAGAATCTCAGTTTTATGAGGAAAATGCATACACGTATATTAATTCTATCACGCAAAATCCGCTGCTGCGCAGCGTACTTGCCGGCACCAATCCATTATACGCGGGTCTTGCCGAGAAAACACCTTTGTATGTTCATGCCCTTGTCAATAATTCGTTCATTGAAAGTTCATGGCGCATTGTAGACGGAAGCTCGCAGATTACCGATATTCTTGTCGAAAGTATTGAGGCAGCCGGTGGAACACTCATTAAAAATTGTGAAGCCGTAAAGCTGGATTTTGAAAAAGACAAAAACGGCATCGTGCATGCAGCTGATGGCAGGCAGTTTTCCGCAAAATACGTGATTTCCGATATCCATCCGGCACGGACGCTGGATATGATAAACCTCGGGCATATCCGCAAAGCCTACCGCGACCGCATCTGTAATCTTGAAAATACGACATCAAATTTTTCGGTGTACGTAGTTTTCAAAAAAGATACATTTGAATACCTGCCGCACAATCTCTATCATTATCGTAACGATAATGTTTGGTCGGCACCTAATTATAAACCCGAAACCTGGCCTGAGAATTTTTTATTTATTACTCCGGCTGTTTCGCGGTCAGAGAAGTACACCGACGGCGCCATCATTATGAGCTATATGAAATTTGATGAGGTGAAGAAATGGGAACATACCCGCGTTGGACGTCGCGGAAGCGATTATCTCGAATTCAAAAAAGAGAAAACAGAAATACTTCTCGACCTGGTTGAATCAAAGATTCCGGGATTCAGAAATTGTATTAAAAGTTATACGAGCTCTACACCTCTTACGTATCGTGATTATACGGGCACTATCGACGGCTCTCTTTATGGTATAATGAAAGATAGTACAAATCCTCTGAAAACATTGATATCACCCAAAACAAAAATTCCCAATCTGTTGCTTACCGGTCAGAATGTAATTCTGCACGGTGTGCTGGGAGTTACCATTGGGGCTGTTACCACCTGCTCAGAGATTACCGGGCTCAGCTATATTGTTGATAAGATTAATAAAGCATAG